From a region of the Luteitalea sp. genome:
- a CDS encoding MarR family transcriptional regulator encodes MSHELCARFHQAVELIGRRWSGAVVQLLLQGPSRYGELRATIPEISDRMLSERLRELEQAGIVLRTVIPEIPVRVEYELTDKGRALQPALDAIGAWAQQWLEGADSQTAHAGRRTRRHPAPAARVITARKRTPRARRG; translated from the coding sequence ATGTCGCACGAGTTGTGCGCGCGTTTCCACCAGGCGGTGGAGCTCATCGGCCGGCGCTGGAGCGGCGCGGTTGTTCAGCTCCTGCTCCAGGGACCGTCACGCTATGGCGAGCTGCGGGCGACGATTCCCGAGATCAGCGACCGCATGCTGTCGGAACGCCTGCGCGAGCTAGAGCAAGCGGGCATTGTCCTCCGCACGGTGATTCCAGAAATTCCCGTGCGGGTGGAGTACGAGTTGACGGACAAGGGGCGCGCGCTGCAGCCAGCACTGGACGCGATTGGCGCTTGGGCCCAGCAATGGCTCGAGGGTGCTGACAGCCAGACCGCCCACGCTGGTCGAAGGACGCGCCGGCATCCAGCGCCCGCCGCTCGCGTGATCACGGCCCGCAAGCGCACTCCACGCGCGCGTCGAGGATAG
- a CDS encoding putative toxin-antitoxin system toxin component, PIN family, which produces MRTLVLDTNVLVSGILSEHGPPGWIVDLVMARELATAYDSRIIAEYRDVLARTELKLSPERVNRVLFAIQDAGVLVTPLPWPVALPDADDEPFLASAKAAGAPLVTGNLRHYPTASRCGVTVLSPRQFLETLRDRPGGQRGPGAGDMR; this is translated from the coding sequence ATGCGCACGCTGGTGCTGGATACGAACGTCCTCGTGTCCGGCATTCTTTCAGAGCATGGCCCGCCGGGTTGGATCGTCGACCTGGTCATGGCCCGCGAGCTCGCGACAGCATACGACAGCCGCATCATTGCGGAATACCGGGATGTTCTCGCTCGAACCGAGTTGAAGCTCAGTCCCGAGCGAGTGAACCGCGTGCTCTTCGCGATACAGGATGCGGGTGTTCTGGTGACACCGTTGCCGTGGCCGGTTGCCCTGCCAGACGCGGACGACGAACCCTTCTTGGCCTCCGCGAAGGCGGCTGGAGCGCCGCTCGTGACGGGCAATCTCCGCCACTATCCGACGGCATCACGATGCGGCGTCACCGTTCTTTCGCCTCGCCAGTTTCTGGAAACCTTGCGGGATAGACCAGGCGGTCAGCGAGGGCCGGGTGCAGGAGATATGCGATGA
- a CDS encoding MFS transporter, with translation MSPRYRAFFFTRSTLFGLLAAFFVSGGVVGFVTYLGAWLVRDRGVPLTSVGLLFTAAALASLVVAPLAGLLVDRVGKRPVALVTSVALGVSFLIVPAVGWGIPMFVAFGLVAFAAAFRQGALSALITELVETEHRGGYVAVRNSASQLGIAAAAWIGGSVYESAGFGGIAIVSAVMSVLAAICIMGIDEPEIIIGGHR, from the coding sequence ATATCGCCGCGCTATCGCGCGTTCTTCTTCACGCGCTCGACGCTCTTCGGGTTGCTCGCGGCGTTCTTTGTGTCGGGCGGCGTCGTTGGGTTCGTCACCTATCTTGGGGCATGGCTCGTGCGCGACCGGGGTGTCCCGCTCACCTCTGTAGGTCTCCTATTCACCGCGGCGGCTCTCGCGTCGCTGGTCGTGGCGCCCCTCGCCGGCCTCCTGGTCGACCGTGTGGGCAAGCGGCCGGTGGCCCTCGTGACCAGCGTCGCGCTCGGCGTGAGCTTCCTGATCGTTCCGGCCGTCGGATGGGGAATCCCGATGTTCGTCGCGTTCGGGCTGGTGGCATTTGCCGCGGCCTTCCGCCAGGGAGCCCTCTCCGCCTTGATCACGGAGCTCGTCGAGACGGAACACCGGGGCGGTTACGTCGCCGTTCGAAACAGCGCGTCGCAACTTGGCATCGCCGCGGCGGCGTGGATCGGCGGCTCCGTGTATGAGTCGGCGGGCTTTGGAGGGATCGCGATCGTGAGCGCAGTGATGAGCGTCCTGGCGGCGATCTGCATCATGGGTATCGACGAGCCAGAAATTATCATTGGCGGACACCGGTAA